In the genome of Qipengyuania seohaensis, one region contains:
- the topA gene encoding type I DNA topoisomerase, whose amino-acid sequence MQLVIVESPAKAKTIEKYLGKDFKVLASYGHVRDLPPKDGSVRPDEDFAMDWELYRDKQKRFKEISDAAKQADRLVLATDPDREGEAISWHVRELLAKRKALPEKVDRVTFNAITKQAVTDAMKAPRELDQPLIDAYLARRALDYLYGFTLSPVLWRRLPGAKSAGRVQSVALRIIVDREIEIEHFKADEYWSIIAKLEQDGTEFDARLVKYDGKKLDKLTLGDEGSAKAAQRAVQDARFTIEDIETKPLKRNPAPPFTTSTLQQEAARKLGFSASHTMRCAQSLYEAGAITYMRTDGVQMDGSAIDACRKAIADRYDAYYIPDKPRFYSSKAKNAQEAHEAIRPTDFKRDRAGSGDEGKLYDLIFKRAMASQMAAAQLERTTVTLRDGTGQHELRATGQVVKFPGFFAVYQEGRDDSGDDDEEGLLPNMSKGDAPAKKSVEANQHFTQPPPRFSEASLVKRLEELGIGRPSTYASTLQTLRDRNYVRMEKNRFFAEESGRLLTAFLERFFEKYVSFDFTAGMEDELDTVSDGREEWKKLLAEFWKDFKPKTEEIMDKKPSEVTEVLDDFLSDYLFPERADGKDPRHCPLCETEGREGGRLALRGGRFGAFVACANYPECKFTRQFAKPGSEGDDGANDGAMGEDPETGLPVERKTGRFGPYVQLGEGKDAKRASIPKDLDDFDLEWALKLLSLPRIVGAHPETGKEIEAAIGRYGPYLRHDGKYGKLQNTREVFEVGMNRAVDILAQAANRKGGGRGKAEPIKTLGKHPTSEGEMKVMPGRYGPYVTDGTTNATIPKDMKPEDVTEAQAIELIDARAAKGPAKKKRKAPAKKKAPPKKKAAAKKAPAKKKAD is encoded by the coding sequence ATGCAACTGGTTATTGTTGAATCGCCCGCAAAGGCGAAAACCATCGAGAAATATCTGGGCAAGGACTTCAAGGTCCTCGCTTCCTACGGCCATGTTCGCGACCTGCCGCCCAAGGATGGCAGCGTTCGCCCGGACGAGGATTTCGCGATGGACTGGGAGCTCTATCGCGACAAGCAGAAGCGCTTCAAGGAAATCAGCGATGCGGCGAAGCAGGCCGACCGCCTCGTCCTCGCGACCGACCCTGATCGCGAAGGGGAAGCCATCAGCTGGCACGTTCGCGAATTGCTCGCCAAGCGCAAGGCGCTGCCGGAGAAGGTCGATCGCGTTACCTTCAACGCCATCACCAAGCAGGCCGTCACCGATGCGATGAAGGCCCCGCGCGAGCTCGACCAGCCGCTGATCGACGCATACCTTGCGCGCCGCGCGCTCGACTATCTCTACGGCTTCACGCTCAGCCCGGTGCTGTGGCGCCGCCTGCCCGGTGCGAAGAGCGCCGGTCGCGTCCAGTCGGTCGCGCTGCGCATCATCGTCGATCGCGAGATCGAGATCGAGCATTTCAAGGCCGACGAATATTGGTCGATCATCGCCAAGCTGGAGCAGGACGGGACGGAATTCGACGCGCGCCTGGTCAAGTACGACGGCAAGAAGCTTGACAAGTTGACGCTGGGCGATGAAGGCAGCGCCAAGGCCGCGCAAAGGGCGGTCCAGGATGCTCGCTTCACCATCGAGGATATCGAAACCAAGCCGCTCAAGCGTAACCCGGCCCCGCCGTTCACGACCTCCACGTTGCAGCAAGAGGCAGCCCGCAAGCTCGGTTTTTCGGCCAGCCACACCATGCGGTGCGCCCAGTCGCTCTATGAGGCGGGTGCGATCACCTACATGCGTACCGACGGCGTGCAGATGGACGGCAGCGCAATCGATGCCTGCCGCAAGGCCATCGCCGATCGCTACGATGCCTACTACATTCCCGACAAGCCGCGGTTCTATTCGAGCAAGGCCAAGAATGCGCAGGAAGCCCACGAGGCAATCCGCCCGACCGATTTCAAGCGTGACCGGGCAGGTTCCGGCGACGAGGGCAAGCTTTACGACCTGATTTTCAAGCGCGCGATGGCCAGTCAGATGGCCGCCGCCCAGCTCGAACGCACGACCGTGACGCTGCGCGACGGGACCGGCCAGCACGAATTGCGCGCGACCGGCCAGGTCGTGAAGTTCCCCGGCTTCTTCGCCGTGTATCAGGAGGGTCGCGACGACAGTGGGGACGATGACGAGGAAGGCCTTCTGCCGAACATGAGCAAGGGCGATGCCCCGGCGAAAAAGTCGGTCGAGGCAAACCAGCATTTCACCCAGCCGCCGCCGCGTTTCAGCGAGGCGAGCCTTGTGAAGCGCCTTGAAGAACTCGGAATCGGGCGCCCTTCGACCTATGCCTCGACGCTCCAGACGCTGCGCGACCGCAATTACGTCCGGATGGAGAAAAACCGTTTCTTCGCAGAGGAATCGGGCCGTCTTCTCACGGCGTTTCTCGAACGCTTTTTCGAGAAATACGTGTCCTTCGATTTCACCGCCGGCATGGAGGATGAACTCGATACGGTTTCGGACGGGCGCGAGGAATGGAAGAAGCTGCTCGCCGAGTTCTGGAAGGACTTCAAACCCAAGACCGAAGAGATCATGGACAAGAAGCCTTCGGAAGTGACCGAGGTGCTGGACGACTTCCTGTCCGATTATCTTTTCCCCGAGCGCGCCGACGGCAAGGACCCGCGTCACTGCCCGCTGTGCGAGACGGAAGGCCGCGAAGGCGGACGCCTCGCGTTGCGCGGTGGCCGCTTTGGTGCCTTCGTCGCCTGCGCCAATTACCCCGAGTGCAAGTTCACCCGCCAGTTCGCCAAGCCCGGCAGCGAGGGCGACGATGGGGCGAATGACGGCGCGATGGGCGAAGACCCGGAAACCGGCCTGCCGGTAGAACGCAAGACGGGTCGCTTCGGGCCCTACGTCCAGCTGGGCGAGGGGAAGGACGCGAAGCGCGCCAGCATTCCCAAGGATCTCGACGATTTCGATCTCGAATGGGCGTTGAAGCTCCTCAGCCTTCCGCGCATCGTCGGCGCCCATCCGGAAACCGGCAAGGAAATCGAGGCGGCTATCGGTCGCTACGGGCCTTATCTGCGACACGACGGCAAATACGGGAAGCTTCAGAACACCCGTGAGGTGTTTGAAGTGGGCATGAACCGCGCGGTCGACATTCTGGCCCAGGCCGCCAATCGCAAGGGCGGCGGACGCGGCAAGGCCGAACCGATCAAGACGCTGGGAAAGCATCCGACCAGCGAAGGCGAAATGAAGGTAATGCCGGGCCGTTATGGTCCCTACGTCACCGACGGCACCACCAACGCCACGATCCCCAAGGACATGAAGCCCGAGGACGTAACCGAAGCGCAGGCCATCGAGCTGATCGACGCGCGTGCCGCCAAGGGTCCGGCAAAGAAGAAGCGCAAGGCCCCTGCCAAGAAGAAGGCTCCGCCGAAGAAAAAGGCAGCTGCGAAGAAAGCTCCGGCGAAGAAGAAGGCCGACTGA
- the rnc gene encoding ribonuclease III, translated as MSRLDPDARAWLEATGFSVNDEALWHAALTHGSMGEKRDYERLEFLGDRVLGLSIAHWLFEQSEAPEGKLAQRLNAIVSREMCATVARGIGLSDHIRISKQARADGGRDSDNILGDVMESLLGAQFIDNGFEDARKLVHLLWRPALESGAGESKHPKSALQEWAAGSRRKPPEYEVIDRSGPDHAAKFTVRVKVHKVGEAEATAGSKGEAEKAAAKVFMEKYA; from the coding sequence TTGAGCAGGCTCGATCCAGATGCGCGCGCATGGCTCGAAGCTACCGGCTTCTCGGTGAATGACGAGGCCTTGTGGCATGCTGCGCTGACCCACGGCAGCATGGGCGAAAAGCGGGATTACGAACGTCTTGAGTTCCTCGGCGACCGTGTTCTTGGCCTGTCCATCGCGCACTGGTTGTTCGAGCAGAGCGAGGCGCCCGAAGGCAAGCTGGCCCAGCGCCTCAACGCCATCGTCAGCCGGGAAATGTGCGCAACCGTCGCGCGCGGCATCGGCCTGTCGGACCACATCCGCATTTCCAAGCAGGCGCGTGCGGACGGCGGCAGGGACAGCGACAACATCCTTGGCGACGTGATGGAATCTCTGCTTGGGGCGCAGTTCATCGACAATGGGTTCGAAGACGCCCGCAAGCTTGTCCACCTGTTGTGGCGACCGGCGCTCGAAAGCGGTGCCGGGGAAAGCAAGCACCCCAAGAGTGCACTGCAGGAATGGGCTGCCGGAAGCCGGCGCAAGCCGCCGGAATACGAGGTCATCGACCGCTCCGGCCCGGATCATGCGGCGAAGTTCACCGTGCGCGTAAAAGTACACAAGGTCGGCGAAGCGGAAGCGACCGCCGGCAGCAAGGGCGAAGCCGAAAAGGCCGCCGCAAAAGTTTTCATGGAGAAATACGCGTGA
- a CDS encoding MgtC/SapB family protein has product MNWLDILPHIGAALAVGLMIGLERGWKLRDALDGHRVAGIRTFTLLALGAGLAGVLSAIGYEIAAGVLLAGAAAVVAIGYSRSVLDSGKPDATSAVAAMVTLGLGFLAGIGQGALAVACGALVTLLLALRNDVHRWVGLLDEDDIKAFARYAVIALAVFPFLPEGRFGPYDAWEPRNLWLVVIIVTGFSFAGYVANRLFGARRGTIATAVIGGLYSSTAVTHSFSQKIGAGSGGGAENAGIALASAVMYLRVIVLVGVLATSLLTHFVIVVAPALLVGFAVAWRLYRNAPSTTGPAPPGNPIALLPALTFVIFVAVAAVAARWAQSEFGEQGIAILLLLMGSMDVDAAIVTAGGLEPGTIAPQLAALAIAGTILANMSVKLGVTLVYGKREARPAAWALAASMAALAVSLLVGYFRL; this is encoded by the coding sequence ATGAACTGGCTCGACATCCTCCCGCACATCGGCGCAGCGCTCGCCGTCGGGTTGATGATCGGACTGGAACGCGGGTGGAAGCTGCGCGACGCCCTCGACGGGCATAGGGTTGCGGGTATCCGGACCTTCACCCTGTTGGCGCTCGGAGCGGGCCTTGCAGGGGTACTGTCTGCCATCGGATATGAAATCGCCGCAGGGGTCCTGCTCGCAGGTGCTGCGGCGGTGGTCGCAATAGGGTACTCGCGTTCCGTGCTGGACAGCGGCAAGCCAGATGCGACTTCGGCAGTCGCGGCCATGGTCACGCTGGGCCTCGGCTTCCTGGCCGGGATCGGGCAAGGCGCCCTTGCGGTAGCCTGCGGAGCGTTGGTCACATTGCTGCTCGCCCTGAGAAACGACGTCCATCGATGGGTCGGCCTGCTCGATGAAGACGATATCAAGGCGTTTGCACGCTACGCCGTGATCGCCCTCGCCGTGTTTCCGTTTCTACCCGAAGGACGCTTCGGTCCCTATGACGCTTGGGAGCCGCGCAACCTCTGGCTGGTGGTCATCATCGTCACGGGTTTTTCCTTTGCCGGCTATGTCGCGAACCGCCTGTTCGGGGCACGGAGGGGGACCATCGCCACGGCGGTAATCGGCGGGCTCTACAGCTCGACGGCTGTGACACACTCCTTTTCCCAGAAAATCGGCGCAGGCTCGGGCGGCGGGGCCGAGAATGCCGGCATCGCCCTCGCCAGCGCGGTGATGTATCTCAGGGTGATCGTGCTGGTCGGGGTTCTGGCGACAAGCCTGCTGACGCATTTCGTGATCGTAGTCGCTCCGGCCCTGCTCGTCGGTTTTGCGGTGGCCTGGCGTCTCTATCGGAACGCCCCCTCCACGACCGGGCCGGCGCCGCCTGGAAACCCCATCGCACTTCTGCCCGCCCTGACATTCGTAATCTTCGTGGCCGTAGCCGCCGTCGCTGCGCGGTGGGCCCAAAGCGAATTCGGCGAACAGGGTATCGCGATACTCCTGCTGCTGATGGGGAGCATGGATGTCGACGCCGCCATCGTGACCGCAGGCGGCCTCGAACCCGGGACGATCGCCCCGCAACTGGCGGCGCTGGCGATTGCCGGGACCATCCTTGCCAACATGTCGGTGAAACTGGGCGTTACGCTCGTTTACGGGAAGCGCGAGGCCCGCCCGGCAGCTTGGGCGCTGGCCGCAAGCATGGCAGCCTTGGCGGTGAGCCTCTTGGTGGGGTACTTTCGACTTTAG
- the lepB gene encoding signal peptidase I — protein MIENPAKSETGADTNVTEAKKDEESWGSFLKFCLKLVLAVLLFRTLIASFFTIPSESMLPGLRIGDYLVAAKWPYGYNENSLPLGLPGPKDRIFGSLPERGDVVIFKHPVDRTDYVKRAIGLPGDTIAVRDGQLVLNGQPVQREDAGYADIPMSSNTACRADGGVVVDNLCRYRQFRETLPSGKSYMTIDFGNVGARPLSDANGQLMVDGNGRPVMIDPDNTSPFVVPAGKIFVMGDNRDNSLDSRYPAVGGQGVGIIDEELLVGRAGVVLWSTDGSAEWLLPWTWFTAARWDRIGEGI, from the coding sequence ATGATTGAGAACCCCGCAAAGAGCGAAACCGGCGCGGATACGAATGTGACCGAAGCGAAGAAGGACGAGGAAAGCTGGGGCAGCTTTCTCAAGTTCTGCCTGAAACTGGTCCTCGCCGTCCTGTTGTTCCGTACCCTGATCGCCAGCTTCTTCACCATACCTTCGGAAAGCATGCTTCCGGGCCTGAGAATCGGGGACTACCTCGTCGCCGCCAAGTGGCCGTACGGCTATAACGAAAATTCGCTTCCGCTAGGCCTGCCCGGCCCCAAGGATCGCATTTTCGGCAGCCTCCCCGAACGGGGCGACGTCGTGATCTTCAAGCACCCGGTTGACCGGACCGACTATGTCAAACGCGCCATTGGTCTTCCCGGTGACACAATTGCGGTGCGTGACGGCCAGCTTGTCCTGAACGGGCAGCCGGTCCAGCGCGAAGATGCGGGCTATGCCGATATCCCGATGAGCTCGAACACCGCCTGCCGCGCAGACGGCGGCGTGGTCGTCGACAATCTGTGCCGCTATCGCCAGTTTCGCGAAACGCTGCCGTCGGGCAAAAGCTACATGACTATCGATTTCGGCAATGTCGGCGCGCGTCCGCTGAGCGATGCGAATGGCCAGCTCATGGTCGATGGCAATGGTCGACCGGTTATGATCGATCCCGACAACACTTCGCCCTTCGTCGTGCCAGCGGGCAAAATCTTCGTCATGGGCGACAATCGCGACAATTCGCTTGATAGCCGCTATCCTGCGGTCGGCGGCCAAGGCGTCGGCATAATCGACGAGGAATTGCTCGTCGGGCGCGCCGGAGTGGTCCTGTGGTCGACCGATGGCAGCGCGGAATGGCTGCTGCCCTGGACATGGTTCACGGCCGCACGCTGGGACCGGATTGGAGAAGGCATTTGA
- the era gene encoding GTPase Era, with protein sequence MSENSQTRCGVVAVIGAPNAGKSTLVNQLVGQKVAITSAKAQTTRARMMGIALHGATQMILVDTPGIFAPKRRLDRAMVNAAWDGAEAADALLLLVDPIKQRRHELDPLIEQIASRPERKILVLNKVDRAKKEPLLALAQELNEKVEFETVYFVSALTGDGVAEMKAALAEMMPEGPWHYPEDQVSDASERMLATEITREQLYQQLHEELPYDSAVRPEKYIQRPDGSVEIHQQIVVMRDNQRAIVLGKGGSRIKAIGQAAREELSELLGQKVHLFLHVKTDERWSEDKEMFEEMGLDWTR encoded by the coding sequence GTGAGCGAAAACAGCCAGACACGGTGCGGCGTCGTTGCCGTCATCGGTGCCCCCAATGCGGGCAAATCCACGCTGGTGAACCAGCTTGTGGGGCAAAAGGTCGCCATCACCAGCGCGAAGGCGCAAACCACGCGCGCACGGATGATGGGCATCGCCCTGCATGGCGCGACACAGATGATCCTGGTCGACACGCCCGGTATCTTTGCCCCCAAGCGTCGCCTCGACCGCGCGATGGTCAACGCGGCCTGGGATGGCGCGGAGGCGGCAGATGCTCTCCTCCTGCTCGTCGATCCCATCAAGCAGCGCCGTCACGAACTCGATCCCCTGATCGAGCAGATCGCCTCGCGTCCGGAACGCAAGATCCTCGTCCTGAACAAGGTCGATCGCGCCAAGAAGGAGCCGCTGCTGGCGTTGGCTCAGGAGCTGAACGAAAAAGTCGAATTCGAGACGGTCTACTTCGTTTCCGCCCTCACCGGTGACGGAGTGGCGGAAATGAAGGCTGCGCTTGCCGAGATGATGCCCGAGGGCCCTTGGCACTATCCCGAAGACCAGGTCAGCGACGCCAGCGAAAGGATGCTGGCCACTGAGATTACGCGCGAACAGCTATACCAGCAGCTGCACGAGGAACTCCCCTACGACAGCGCCGTCCGGCCGGAGAAATACATCCAGCGTCCGGATGGAAGCGTCGAGATCCACCAGCAGATCGTCGTCATGCGCGACAACCAGCGCGCCATCGTGCTCGGCAAGGGTGGCAGCCGGATCAAGGCGATCGGCCAGGCCGCACGCGAGGAGCTTTCCGAATTGCTGGGCCAGAAAGTCCACCTCTTCCTGCACGTCAAGACCGACGAACGCTGGAGCGAGGACAAGGAAATGTTCGAGGAAATGGGCCTCGACTGGACACGCTAG
- the pgi gene encoding glucose-6-phosphate isomerase, which translates to MPKTAADLWDELRDLPQPTLLELFSAVRDGGEGADEPGGEDRVAMLSGRLELAEEGREDPMAPGGILFDWSKTHLDRAVLERFEALAESMDFAGQRAKLFAGDIVNPTEGRAADHSTLRGVGDPAKVEEAAALIDRMGMLVEAIHQGAFGEIAHLIHIGIGGSALGPALGVDALSRDLSLCDVHVVSNIDGVALEAAFAKCDPAKTLIAVASKTFTTIETMTNAQSALKWLSDNGVSDPSGRVIALTANPEGAVEWGVDETRILPFQESVGGRYSIWSSIGFPIALAVGMDDFREMLAGAAAVDAHFRDTDGRENLVLRAAFADLYYTRIRECQTRAVFAYDERLGLFPDYLQQLEMESNGKRVTADMQPVDGPTAPITWGGVGTDAQHAVFQLLHQGTHLIPVDFIASAAPGDDLDPAHHRILLMNCFAQGAALMAGKKGEDPARNYPGDRPSATILCDDLDAATLGALIAFHEHRTFASAVLMGINPFDQFGVELGKQMAKAIERGGEEFDASTEALLAAAGLAE; encoded by the coding sequence ATGCCAAAGACTGCCGCCGACCTGTGGGACGAATTGCGCGATCTGCCTCAACCGACCCTGCTCGAACTGTTCAGCGCAGTGCGCGATGGAGGCGAAGGGGCCGACGAGCCGGGAGGTGAAGACCGTGTGGCGATGCTCTCCGGGCGTCTGGAACTGGCGGAAGAGGGTCGAGAAGACCCCATGGCTCCGGGCGGTATCCTGTTCGACTGGTCGAAAACCCACCTCGACAGGGCGGTGCTCGAGCGGTTCGAAGCGTTGGCCGAAAGCATGGATTTCGCAGGACAGCGGGCCAAGCTTTTCGCTGGGGACATCGTAAATCCCACCGAAGGTCGCGCGGCAGACCATTCCACCTTGCGCGGCGTCGGCGACCCGGCAAAGGTCGAGGAAGCGGCTGCCCTGATCGACCGGATGGGCATGCTGGTCGAAGCCATCCACCAGGGCGCATTCGGTGAAATCGCCCATCTGATCCACATCGGCATCGGCGGCAGTGCATTGGGTCCGGCGCTGGGCGTCGATGCGCTCAGCCGCGACCTGTCGCTGTGCGATGTCCATGTCGTGTCGAATATCGACGGTGTCGCGCTTGAAGCGGCTTTCGCAAAGTGCGATCCCGCAAAGACGCTGATCGCCGTGGCCAGCAAGACCTTCACGACCATCGAAACGATGACCAATGCGCAAAGTGCGCTGAAATGGCTGTCGGACAACGGCGTTTCCGATCCGTCGGGCAGGGTGATCGCGCTCACCGCGAACCCCGAAGGCGCCGTGGAATGGGGAGTCGACGAGACGCGCATCCTGCCGTTCCAGGAAAGCGTCGGCGGGCGCTATTCCATCTGGTCCTCTATCGGGTTTCCGATCGCGCTGGCCGTCGGCATGGACGATTTCCGAGAAATGCTGGCAGGTGCCGCGGCAGTCGATGCGCATTTCCGCGATACCGACGGACGGGAAAACCTGGTGCTGCGCGCCGCGTTCGCCGATCTCTACTATACCCGCATCCGCGAGTGCCAGACGCGGGCGGTGTTCGCCTATGATGAACGGCTAGGCCTGTTCCCCGATTATCTCCAGCAGCTGGAAATGGAGAGCAACGGCAAGCGCGTTACGGCAGACATGCAGCCCGTCGATGGCCCGACCGCGCCGATTACCTGGGGCGGGGTGGGTACCGATGCGCAGCACGCTGTTTTCCAGTTGTTGCACCAGGGCACGCATCTCATTCCGGTGGACTTTATTGCCAGCGCGGCGCCGGGCGACGATCTCGATCCGGCCCATCACCGCATCCTCTTGATGAACTGCTTTGCGCAAGGCGCGGCACTGATGGCGGGCAAGAAGGGTGAAGACCCGGCGCGCAATTATCCGGGCGACCGGCCCAGCGCGACGATCCTGTGCGATGACCTCGATGCGGCCACCCTCGGCGCCTTGATCGCATTCCACGAGCACCGCACCTTCGCCAGCGCCGTACTGATGGGTATCAATCCCTTCGACCAGTTCGGTGTTGAATTGGGCAAGCAGATGGCCAAGGCTATCGAGCGAGGCGGCGAGGAATTCGACGCGAGCACCGAGGCGCTTCTCGCCGCGGCTGGCCTTGCCGAGTGA
- a CDS encoding calcium/sodium antiporter has translation MTTSILLLLLGFALLMGGGELLVRGASRLAEEMGLSPMLVGLVIVGLGTSTPELAASVQASLAGSPGIAIGNIVGSNLANTLLILGAAALIAPIAVRGSVLWRDGMVGLAGVVVLLLAGNSIGLDRIAGASMLLVLIAYIAFAYRQERTGHQLQAASQRAAAAEHADPGLHDHPRPDRKGLVKSVLFFLIGIVLIVGGGTVLVDAAIEIASALGVSDTVIGLTVVAAGTSAPELATTVIAAFRKESDIALGNVLGSNIYNIFFIGGVTGLVAPGPIPNSILTGDLYILLLAAIAAIVFSWTGGRLGRREGGLLLAAYVGFLAYTVSAL, from the coding sequence GTGACGACATCGATCCTTCTCCTGCTGCTCGGCTTCGCCCTGCTGATGGGCGGAGGCGAATTGCTTGTTCGCGGTGCATCGCGCCTGGCGGAAGAGATGGGTCTGTCGCCCATGCTGGTCGGGCTGGTCATCGTCGGGCTCGGGACGTCGACGCCTGAACTGGCGGCCAGCGTGCAGGCTTCCCTTGCCGGATCGCCGGGCATAGCCATCGGAAATATCGTCGGGTCCAACCTTGCCAATACTTTGCTCATCCTGGGTGCGGCAGCGCTCATTGCTCCGATTGCCGTGCGGGGTAGCGTCCTCTGGCGTGACGGCATGGTCGGACTGGCCGGGGTCGTGGTTCTTTTGCTCGCGGGCAATTCCATCGGGTTGGACCGGATAGCAGGCGCGAGCATGTTGCTGGTCCTGATCGCGTATATCGCGTTCGCCTACCGCCAGGAGCGTACCGGCCATCAATTGCAGGCGGCAAGCCAGAGGGCTGCGGCTGCCGAGCATGCCGATCCGGGGTTACACGATCACCCGCGTCCGGACCGCAAGGGACTGGTGAAGTCGGTGCTCTTCTTCCTCATCGGCATCGTCCTGATCGTCGGCGGAGGCACCGTTCTCGTCGATGCTGCCATAGAGATCGCGAGCGCGCTGGGAGTCTCCGATACAGTAATCGGACTGACCGTGGTTGCCGCCGGGACGTCGGCACCGGAACTGGCCACTACGGTCATTGCGGCATTTCGTAAGGAAAGCGACATCGCGCTCGGCAATGTGCTCGGCTCGAACATCTACAACATCTTCTTCATCGGCGGGGTGACAGGCCTGGTCGCTCCGGGTCCGATACCGAACAGCATCCTGACGGGCGATCTCTATATCCTGCTGCTGGCGGCGATTGCGGCCATCGTGTTTTCATGGACGGGCGGACGGCTGGGAAGACGCGAGGGAGGGCTGCTATTGGCGGCCTATGTCGGGTTTCTCGCCTACACCGTCAGCGCACTCTGA
- a CDS encoding DEAD/DEAH box helicase — MTTFTDLGLSQPVLQALDLKGYSEPTPIQAQAIPPVLEGRDLMGIAQTGTGKTAAFMLPSIDRLRDAENQTPFKSCRMLVLAPTRELAGQIADSAKDYGALAGLKVHSIVGGTSVNKDRNKLHRGTDILVATPGRLLDLIDQKAFKLDGVEILVLDEADQMLDLGFIHALRRISQLVPEDRQTLFFSATMPKQIQELVGKYCRNPVKVSVTPESTTAERIDQYLFMVQQDEKQTLLEMILSERHSVPGKFERVLIFARTKHGCDRVVKKLSQVGIPANAIHGNKSQPQRERALDEFKRAKTPILIATDVAARGIDIPGVSHVINYELPNVPEQYVHRIGRTARAGRDGVAIAFCAEDERDYLKDIRKKTDAEFERLPLPDNFRAVVEGVGPTKRAAPGQRMAKPKVRPTGAAAAKKPKPKNKHPNRAGAPKREGAPGGGQARGGRPGGNRNRNRNRNSSRGVS, encoded by the coding sequence ATGACAACATTCACCGATCTCGGCCTTTCCCAGCCCGTGCTCCAGGCGCTGGACCTCAAGGGCTATTCCGAGCCGACCCCGATCCAGGCACAGGCCATTCCGCCCGTTCTGGAAGGCCGCGACCTGATGGGCATCGCCCAGACCGGCACCGGCAAGACCGCAGCTTTCATGCTTCCGAGCATCGACCGACTGCGGGATGCGGAAAACCAGACGCCATTCAAGTCCTGCCGCATGCTGGTGCTTGCGCCGACACGCGAACTGGCCGGACAGATTGCCGACAGTGCCAAGGATTACGGGGCACTTGCCGGCCTGAAGGTCCATTCGATTGTCGGCGGCACCTCGGTCAACAAGGACCGCAACAAGCTGCATCGCGGCACCGACATTCTCGTCGCCACTCCGGGCCGCCTGCTCGACCTGATTGATCAGAAGGCATTCAAGCTCGATGGCGTCGAAATCCTCGTCCTCGACGAAGCGGACCAGATGCTGGACCTCGGCTTCATCCACGCACTGCGCCGGATCAGCCAGCTTGTGCCAGAAGATCGCCAGACGCTGTTCTTCTCGGCCACCATGCCCAAGCAGATCCAGGAGCTTGTCGGCAAGTACTGCCGCAATCCGGTCAAGGTCAGCGTGACGCCCGAAAGCACGACGGCAGAACGCATCGACCAGTATCTCTTCATGGTCCAGCAGGACGAAAAGCAGACCTTGCTCGAAATGATATTGTCGGAACGTCATAGCGTCCCCGGCAAGTTTGAGCGTGTGCTGATCTTCGCGCGCACCAAGCATGGTTGCGACCGAGTCGTGAAGAAGCTTTCGCAGGTCGGCATTCCCGCAAACGCTATCCACGGCAACAAGAGCCAGCCGCAGCGCGAACGTGCGCTCGACGAATTCAAGCGTGCCAAGACGCCGATCCTCATCGCGACCGACGTGGCCGCACGCGGGATCGACATTCCCGGCGTGAGCCACGTGATCAATTACGAATTGCCGAATGTGCCCGAGCAATACGTCCACCGCATCGGCCGCACCGCACGTGCGGGCCGCGACGGTGTGGCGATTGCATTCTGCGCCGAGGACGAACGCGATTACCTCAAGGATATTCGCAAGAAGACCGATGCGGAATTCGAGCGTCTGCCGCTCCCCGATAACTTCCGCGCTGTCGTCGAAGGCGTCGGCCCGACCAAGCGCGCGGCTCCTGGCCAGCGTATGGCGAAGCCCAAGGTTCGCCCGACCGGCGCAGCCGCTGCCAAGAAGCCCAAGCCCAAGAACAAGCACCCGAACCGCGCCGGTGCGCCGAAACGTGAAGGTGCGCCGGGTGGCGGGCAGGCTCGCGGTGGCCGTCCCGGCGGAAATCGCAACCGCAACCGTAACCGCAACAGTTCGCGCGGCGTAAGTTAA